From one Streptomyces mobaraensis genomic stretch:
- a CDS encoding SCO4848 family membrane protein, which produces MVNPSGSTAPRTPASLSRPVSWFLLAFGVWSWFIWITFAKNLWKDGSGLAFDDAGEPTAYFWVHLLLAVTSFLLGTVIGLIGLRGVRALRRTS; this is translated from the coding sequence ATGGTGAATCCCTCCGGCTCGACAGCCCCTCGCACCCCCGCGTCCCTCTCCCGCCCCGTCTCCTGGTTCCTGCTCGCCTTCGGCGTATGGAGCTGGTTCATCTGGATCACTTTCGCAAAGAATCTCTGGAAGGACGGAAGCGGGCTCGCCTTCGACGACGCGGGCGAGCCGACCGCGTACTTCTGGGTGCATCTGCTGCTGGCGGTCACCTCTTTTCTTCTGGGGACGGTCATCGGCCTCATCGGGTTGCGTGGGGTTAGGGCGTTGCGTCGCACCTCATAG
- a CDS encoding aldo/keto reductase, translating to MTSIPTRRLGGLTVGAQGLGCMGMSHAYGASDDDQSIALLHRALDLGVTLLDTSDYYGGGHNEELIGRALAAPGRREQAVVATKFGFANRLGEPTVIRGDAAYVRQACEASLRRLGLDHIDLYYAHRIDRNVPVEETVGAMAELVAEGKVRHLGLSEASAATIRRAHAVHPIAALQSEWSLWTRDIEAEVLPVCRELGIGIVPFSPLGRGFLTGRYTSVDTLEQTDIRRTQPRFADGNLEKNLVIVERLEALAADRGVTAGQLALAWVQHRGDDVVPIPGTRREKYLTENVAAAALELSAADLAAIDAAAPAEAIAGSRYDETSLTFVNA from the coding sequence ATGACCAGCATTCCCACCCGACGACTCGGCGGACTCACGGTCGGCGCCCAGGGGCTCGGCTGCATGGGCATGAGCCACGCGTACGGCGCGTCGGACGACGACCAGTCCATCGCCCTCCTGCACCGGGCCCTCGACCTGGGCGTCACCCTCCTCGACACCTCCGACTACTACGGCGGCGGCCACAACGAGGAGCTGATCGGACGGGCCCTCGCCGCCCCCGGGCGGCGCGAACAGGCCGTCGTGGCCACCAAGTTCGGCTTCGCCAACCGGCTGGGCGAGCCCACGGTGATCCGCGGCGACGCGGCGTACGTCCGGCAGGCGTGCGAGGCGTCGCTGCGCCGCCTCGGCCTCGACCACATCGACCTCTACTACGCGCACCGGATCGACCGGAACGTGCCCGTCGAGGAGACCGTCGGGGCGATGGCCGAGCTGGTGGCGGAGGGCAAGGTGCGCCACCTCGGCCTCTCCGAGGCGAGCGCCGCCACCATCCGTCGGGCACACGCCGTCCACCCGATCGCCGCGCTGCAGAGCGAGTGGTCGCTCTGGACCCGCGACATCGAGGCCGAGGTGCTGCCCGTCTGCCGCGAACTCGGCATCGGCATCGTCCCGTTCTCGCCCCTCGGCCGCGGCTTCCTCACCGGCCGCTACACCTCGGTGGACACGCTGGAGCAGACGGACATCCGGCGCACCCAGCCGCGCTTCGCCGACGGCAACCTGGAGAAGAACCTGGTCATCGTCGAGCGGCTGGAGGCGCTGGCCGCCGACCGCGGCGTCACCGCCGGCCAGCTGGCCCTGGCCTGGGTCCAGCACCGCGGCGACGACGTCGTCCCGATCCCGGGCACCCGCCGCGAGAAGTACCTGACGGAGAACGTCGCCGCCGCCGCGCTCGAACTCTCCGCGGCCGACCTCGCCGCCATCGACGCGGCGGCCCCGGCCGAGGCGATCGCCGGCTCGCGGTACGACGAGACCAGCCTCACCTTCGTCAACGCCTGA
- a CDS encoding succinate dehydrogenase iron-sulfur subunit has product MSTAIEDKVEAASKASPYITVTFRVRRFNPEVSAEATWQDFEVEIDPKERVLDGLHKIKWDLDGSLTFRRSCAHGICGSDAMRINGRNRLACKTLIKDINPEKPITVEPIKGLTVLKDLVVDMEPFFQAYRDVMPFLITKGNEPTRERLQSAEDRERFDDTTKCILCAACTSSCPVFWNDGQYFGPAAIVNAHRFIFDSRDEAGEQRLEILNDKDGVWRCRTTFNCTDACPRGIEVTKAIQEVKRALITRRF; this is encoded by the coding sequence ATGAGCACCGCGATCGAAGACAAGGTGGAGGCCGCGAGCAAGGCCTCCCCCTACATCACGGTCACCTTCCGCGTCCGCCGGTTCAACCCGGAGGTCTCCGCCGAGGCGACCTGGCAGGACTTCGAGGTCGAGATCGACCCGAAGGAGCGCGTGCTCGACGGTCTGCACAAGATCAAGTGGGACCTGGACGGTTCGCTGACCTTCCGCCGGTCCTGCGCCCACGGCATCTGCGGCTCCGACGCCATGCGCATCAACGGCCGCAACCGCCTCGCGTGCAAGACCCTGATCAAGGACATCAACCCCGAGAAGCCGATCACGGTGGAGCCCATCAAGGGCCTCACGGTCCTGAAGGACCTCGTGGTCGACATGGAGCCCTTCTTCCAGGCGTACCGGGACGTGATGCCGTTCCTGATCACCAAGGGCAACGAGCCGACGCGCGAGCGCCTGCAGTCCGCCGAGGACCGCGAGCGCTTCGACGACACCACCAAGTGCATCCTGTGCGCCGCCTGCACGTCCTCGTGCCCGGTGTTCTGGAACGACGGCCAGTACTTCGGCCCGGCGGCGATCGTCAACGCGCACCGCTTCATCTTCGACTCGCGTGACGAGGCCGGGGAGCAGCGGCTGGAGATCCTGAACGACAAGGACGGCGTCTGGCGCTGCCGGACGACCTTCAACTGCACCGACGCCTGCCCGCGCGGCATCGAGGTGACGAAGGCGATCCAGGAGGTCAAGCGGGCGCTGATCACGCGCCGCTTCTGA
- a CDS encoding succinate dehydrogenase hydrophobic membrane anchor subunit, with protein sequence MSAETTPATAEGVSLYDVDNPAPVIEAPRKRTKKTPKATRTNFELYGWLFMRLSGIVLVVLVLGHLLIQLVLDGGVTKIGFAFVAGRWASPFWQAWDLIMLWLAMLHGANGLRTVINDYAERDTTRFWLKMLLYTATVFTVLLGTLVIFTFDPNIR encoded by the coding sequence ATGTCCGCTGAAACCACCCCCGCGACCGCCGAAGGCGTCTCCCTCTACGACGTCGACAACCCGGCGCCGGTCATCGAGGCGCCGCGCAAGCGCACCAAGAAGACGCCGAAGGCGACCCGCACCAACTTCGAGCTGTACGGCTGGCTGTTCATGCGGCTGTCCGGCATCGTGCTCGTCGTCCTGGTCCTGGGCCACCTGCTGATCCAGCTGGTGCTGGACGGCGGTGTCACCAAGATCGGTTTCGCCTTCGTGGCCGGCCGCTGGGCCTCGCCGTTCTGGCAGGCGTGGGACCTGATCATGCTGTGGCTCGCCATGCTGCACGGCGCCAACGGCCTCCGTACGGTCATCAACGACTACGCGGAGCGGGACACCACCCGCTTCTGGCTGAAGATGCTGCTGTACACCGCCACGGTGTTCACCGTCCTGCTGGGCACGCTGGTGATCTTCACCTTCGACCCGAACATCCGCTAG
- a CDS encoding ABC transporter substrate-binding protein, whose amino-acid sequence MRGVRRRSRSKVIVAALALMSVGLSGCSSLSSDDGDEKPIVVGTTDSAMGLDPAGVYDVGSWSLFGNVYQTLLTFTPGTDKPTPDAAKSCGFRDVERRTYTCVLRSGLKFANGHDLTAQDVKFSFDRILRIKSDQGPAVLLETLESVRAEGDDTVTFRLRTPDATFPSKIASGVGSIVDSRTYPADRLRTGNELDGSGPYRLTAFQPDGKAELKPNPHYKGANRTSGNPVTVRYFGKPKDLMAAWKRQDIDVASRDLPAADVAKLSLGDNDFRVTENASASTRFLAFNLKSKSPVKDVAVRRAVASVLDRVAVARDVHYRTVEPLYSLIPQGLFGHTTSFFDRYPRPDAEAAGRLLRAAGVTTPVRFKLAYSKGVSTDEETALIKKQLEATGLFRIDTEHVEWARFQQGRAKGEYDAYLLGWVADYPDADTFTSPLVGTGNTLYSGYSNDRIDKLIRDAQRNGRRDGSTDDYRTIQKIIAEDVPLLPLWQKKEFVVSKESISGAQYLRDGSGLWRLWRLDRI is encoded by the coding sequence ATGCGTGGGGTCCGGAGGCGAAGCCGCAGCAAGGTCATTGTGGCGGCGTTGGCGCTGATGTCGGTGGGGTTGAGCGGCTGTTCGAGCCTGTCGTCGGACGACGGGGACGAGAAACCGATCGTCGTGGGGACCACGGATTCGGCCATGGGGCTGGATCCGGCCGGTGTCTACGACGTCGGTTCGTGGTCGCTTTTCGGCAATGTCTACCAGACGTTGCTGACGTTCACGCCGGGCACCGACAAGCCGACGCCCGATGCCGCCAAGAGCTGCGGCTTCAGGGACGTCGAACGGCGGACGTACACCTGCGTCCTGAGGTCCGGGCTGAAGTTCGCCAACGGACACGATCTCACCGCCCAGGACGTCAAGTTCTCCTTCGACCGGATCCTGCGCATCAAGTCGGACCAGGGGCCCGCGGTGCTGCTGGAGACGCTGGAGTCGGTGCGCGCCGAGGGGGACGACACGGTGACCTTCCGGCTGCGCACGCCGGACGCCACCTTCCCGTCCAAGATCGCGTCCGGGGTGGGGTCGATCGTGGACAGCCGCACCTATCCGGCCGACAGGCTGCGGACCGGCAACGAACTGGACGGCTCCGGTCCGTACCGGCTGACGGCCTTCCAGCCGGACGGCAAGGCCGAGTTGAAGCCGAACCCGCACTACAAGGGCGCCAACCGGACGTCGGGAAACCCGGTCACCGTCCGGTACTTCGGCAAGCCCAAGGACCTCATGGCCGCCTGGAAGCGGCAGGACATCGACGTCGCCTCCCGCGACCTGCCGGCCGCCGACGTCGCCAAACTCTCCCTCGGCGACAACGACTTCAGGGTCACCGAGAACGCCTCGGCGAGCACCCGTTTCCTGGCCTTCAACCTGAAGAGCAAGTCCCCGGTGAAGGACGTCGCCGTCCGGCGCGCGGTCGCGTCCGTCCTGGACCGGGTGGCGGTGGCGCGGGACGTCCACTACCGGACGGTCGAACCGCTCTACTCCCTCATCCCGCAGGGCCTCTTCGGGCATACGACGTCCTTCTTCGACCGCTATCCCCGCCCGGACGCGGAGGCCGCCGGCCGGCTGCTGCGGGCGGCGGGCGTGACGACGCCGGTGCGCTTCAAGCTGGCCTACTCCAAGGGCGTCTCCACGGACGAGGAGACGGCCCTGATCAAGAAGCAGCTGGAGGCCACGGGCCTGTTCCGGATCGACACGGAGCACGTGGAGTGGGCGCGGTTCCAGCAGGGCCGGGCCAAGGGCGAGTACGACGCGTACCTCCTGGGATGGGTCGCCGACTACCCGGACGCCGACACGTTCACCAGCCCGCTCGTGGGCACCGGGAACACGCTCTACTCGGGCTACTCCAACGACCGGATCGACAAGCTGATCCGTGACGCCCAGCGGAACGGCCGGCGCGACGGAAGCACGGACGACTACCGCACCATCCAGAAGATCATCGCGGAGGACGTGCCGCTGCTGCCGCTGTGGCAGAAGAAGGAGTTCGTGGTGAGCAAGGAGTCCATCTCGGGGGCGCAGTACCTGAGGGACGGCTCGGGGCTGTGGCGGCTGTGGCGCCTGGACAGGATCTGA
- a CDS encoding SgcJ/EcaC family oxidoreductase — translation MATTSEFHDVVPADVAIAVRDVVRALQDAFNAKDATALADCYARNATWTNAMGKRLTGREEITELSHKVFAVLPDQPVRYDVVRMFAIRPEVIAVNVVQTPVSPAGDPVEGAKGAPLYVISKEEDGWKIIAGMNGFLTDPATD, via the coding sequence ATGGCAACGACCAGCGAATTCCACGACGTCGTCCCCGCCGATGTCGCCATCGCCGTACGCGACGTCGTCCGCGCCCTCCAGGACGCGTTCAACGCCAAGGACGCCACGGCCCTGGCCGACTGCTACGCGCGGAACGCCACCTGGACCAACGCCATGGGCAAGCGCCTCACCGGCCGCGAGGAGATCACCGAGCTCTCCCACAAGGTGTTCGCCGTCCTGCCCGACCAGCCGGTCCGCTACGACGTCGTCCGGATGTTCGCCATCCGGCCCGAGGTGATCGCCGTCAACGTCGTCCAGACGCCGGTCTCCCCGGCGGGCGACCCCGTCGAGGGCGCCAAGGGCGCGCCGCTCTACGTCATCTCGAAGGAGGAAGACGGCTGGAAGATCATCGCCGGGATGAACGGCTTCCTCACCGACCCGGCGACGGACTGA
- a CDS encoding YihY/virulence factor BrkB family protein: MDWLIRLPVVGPAAARLMRTHAWRSYETLDRVKWTRLAAAITFTSFVALFPLLTLGAAVAAAILSDKQVQDLEQKLAEQVPGISNALDIGSLVDNAGTVGVVAGALLLFTGVNWIGTLRECLRAVWELEESPGNPFLLRLRDAGVLLGLGGTTLLSLGCSTFATTAVTWSADKTGLPTAGAGGALLTAAGFCAAALADFLLLLYVLTRLPRVQPAPRTLLIAALLGAVGLEVLKLVIGGYLSGVAAKSMYGAFGTPIALLLWINFIAKLLLFCAAWTATTRHDKAGADLLAEDSHE, encoded by the coding sequence ATGGACTGGTTGATCCGGCTGCCGGTGGTCGGGCCCGCCGCGGCCCGGCTGATGCGGACGCACGCGTGGCGCTCGTACGAGACCCTGGACCGCGTGAAGTGGACGCGGCTCGCCGCGGCGATCACCTTCACCAGTTTCGTCGCCCTGTTCCCGCTGCTCACCCTGGGCGCGGCCGTCGCCGCCGCGATACTCAGCGACAAGCAGGTGCAGGACCTGGAGCAGAAGCTCGCCGAGCAGGTGCCCGGCATCTCCAACGCCCTCGACATCGGCTCGCTGGTGGACAACGCCGGCACGGTCGGCGTCGTGGCCGGTGCCCTGCTGCTGTTCACCGGCGTCAACTGGATCGGCACCCTGCGCGAGTGCCTGCGGGCCGTGTGGGAGCTGGAGGAGAGCCCCGGCAACCCGTTCCTGCTGCGGCTCAGGGACGCGGGCGTGCTGCTCGGCCTCGGCGGGACGACCCTGCTGTCCCTCGGCTGCTCGACCTTCGCCACGACGGCCGTCACCTGGTCGGCGGACAAGACCGGCCTGCCCACCGCCGGCGCCGGCGGCGCCCTGCTCACCGCCGCCGGGTTCTGCGCCGCCGCGCTCGCCGACTTCCTCCTGCTGCTCTACGTCCTCACCCGGCTGCCCCGCGTCCAGCCCGCCCCCCGCACCCTGCTGATCGCCGCGCTGCTCGGCGCGGTCGGCCTGGAGGTGCTCAAGCTGGTGATCGGCGGCTATCTGAGCGGGGTGGCGGCCAAGAGCATGTACGGCGCGTTCGGCACCCCGATCGCCCTGCTGCTGTGGATCAACTTCATCGCCAAGCTGCTGCTGTTCTGCGCCGCCTGGACGGCCACCACGCGGCACGACAAGGCCGGCGCGGACCTGCTGGCGGAGGACTCGCACGAGTGA
- a CDS encoding D-alanyl-D-alanine carboxypeptidase family protein, with the protein MTTSPNATRSATARRRGAALVAASASFLLPLAAAAPALAAPPAPHHPSSSHTPSAPGSPSTHPGGTPGGKPSGKPSGTPDDGKGRPPKQPPAKMSEVGGELLGRPGVQVLRGPGAPELPKDLSGDAWLVADAETGEVLAAKNAHWRLAPASTLKMLFADTLLPKFPKEQRHKVVAADLEGMGEGSSQVGLKEDSTYSVEDLWLGVFLRSGNDAVHVLSAMNGGVQQTVRDMQAHAEELQANDTHVVTPDGYDADGQVSSAYDLTLFARSGLQKQDFRKYCSTATAQFPGEERKDGKRETFGIQNTNRLLTGQGVPFYKGIAGVKNGSTTNAGNTFTGVAQHDNRKLLVTVMNPETKEPNEVYKEAAHLLDWGFEAAGHVKPVGTLVAPLNAPGKDGGKAGGQSGDKAQASVAGSSGSGGGGMWTAVGITGASVVALAAAAYVVHRRWPLPDLAKRRGGRS; encoded by the coding sequence ATGACGACATCACCGAACGCGACGCGCTCAGCGACGGCCCGCCGCCGTGGCGCGGCCCTCGTGGCCGCCTCCGCCTCGTTCCTGCTCCCCCTGGCCGCCGCGGCGCCGGCGCTCGCGGCCCCGCCCGCCCCTCACCACCCTTCCTCCAGTCACACCCCGTCCGCCCCGGGGAGCCCGAGCACGCACCCCGGAGGGACGCCCGGCGGGAAGCCGAGCGGGAAGCCGAGCGGGACGCCCGACGACGGCAAGGGCCGGCCGCCCAAACAGCCGCCGGCGAAGATGTCCGAGGTCGGCGGCGAGCTGCTGGGCAGGCCGGGCGTCCAGGTGCTGCGCGGGCCGGGCGCGCCCGAGCTGCCGAAGGACCTGAGCGGGGACGCCTGGCTGGTCGCCGACGCCGAGACCGGCGAGGTGCTGGCGGCGAAGAACGCCCACTGGCGGCTGGCGCCGGCCTCCACGCTGAAGATGCTCTTCGCCGACACCCTGCTGCCCAAGTTCCCCAAGGAGCAGCGGCACAAGGTGGTCGCCGCCGACCTGGAGGGCATGGGCGAGGGCAGCAGCCAGGTCGGGCTGAAGGAGGATTCCACCTATTCGGTGGAAGACCTCTGGCTCGGGGTCTTCCTCCGCTCCGGCAACGACGCGGTGCACGTGCTGTCCGCCATGAACGGCGGCGTGCAGCAGACCGTCCGGGACATGCAGGCGCACGCCGAGGAACTCCAGGCGAACGACACACACGTCGTCACCCCCGACGGCTACGACGCCGACGGGCAGGTCTCCAGCGCGTACGACCTCACGCTGTTCGCCCGCTCCGGCCTCCAGAAGCAGGACTTCCGGAAGTACTGCTCGACCGCCACCGCCCAGTTCCCCGGCGAGGAGCGGAAGGACGGGAAGCGGGAGACGTTCGGCATCCAGAACACCAACCGGCTGCTCACCGGCCAGGGCGTGCCCTTCTACAAGGGGATCGCGGGGGTGAAGAACGGGTCAACGACCAACGCCGGGAACACCTTCACCGGCGTCGCCCAGCATGACAACCGCAAGCTCCTGGTGACCGTGATGAACCCGGAGACCAAGGAGCCCAACGAGGTCTACAAGGAGGCGGCGCACCTGCTGGACTGGGGCTTCGAGGCGGCAGGCCACGTCAAGCCGGTGGGCACGCTCGTCGCGCCGCTGAACGCGCCCGGCAAGGACGGCGGGAAGGCCGGGGGCCAGTCCGGCGACAAGGCGCAGGCGTCGGTCGCCGGATCGTCCGGCTCGGGCGGCGGCGGGATGTGGACGGCCGTGGGGATCACCGGCGCCTCGGTGGTGGCGCTGGCCGCGGCGGCGTACGTGGTGCACCGCCGGTGGCCGCTGCCGGACCTGGCCAAGCGGCGGGGCGGCCGGTCCTGA
- a CDS encoding PadR family transcriptional regulator, with product MLDLAIQGFLHEEPLHGYELRTRIARLTGHVKAISHGTLYPAIKRMETAGLLVREPRQGAVAAPRHVLSLTEAGRRTFLERLRRPEEPFVTDENRWFVLLAFLRHLPDRQAQAEVLRRRLAFLREPSSFFYDGDRPLGVEDVDDPFRRGVLTIARATSRAELAWLEETIAELERPG from the coding sequence CTGTTGGATCTCGCCATCCAGGGGTTCCTCCACGAGGAGCCCCTGCACGGCTATGAGCTGCGCACCCGCATCGCCCGTCTCACCGGTCACGTGAAGGCGATCAGCCACGGCACCCTGTACCCGGCGATCAAGCGCATGGAGACGGCCGGACTGCTCGTCCGCGAGCCGCGACAGGGCGCGGTGGCGGCGCCCCGGCACGTGCTCAGCCTGACCGAGGCGGGGCGGCGGACGTTCCTGGAGCGGCTGCGGCGGCCCGAGGAGCCGTTCGTCACCGACGAGAACCGCTGGTTCGTACTCCTCGCCTTCCTCCGCCACCTGCCGGACCGGCAGGCACAGGCGGAAGTGCTGCGCCGGCGGCTGGCGTTCCTCCGCGAGCCGAGCAGCTTCTTCTACGACGGCGACCGGCCGCTCGGCGTCGAGGACGTGGACGACCCGTTCCGGCGCGGCGTCCTCACCATCGCCCGCGCCACCTCCCGCGCCGAACTGGCCTGGCTGGAGGAGACGATCGCGGAGCTGGAACGGCCGGGGTGA
- the sdhA gene encoding succinate dehydrogenase flavoprotein subunit, which produces MKIHKYDTVIVGAGGAGMRAAIESTKRSRTAVLTKLYPTRSHTGAAQGGMAAALANVEEDNWEWHTFDTVKGGDYLVDQDAAEILAKEAIDAVLDLEKMGLPFNRTPDGTIDQRRFGGHSRNHGEAPVRRSCYAADRTGHMILQTLYQNCVKEGVEFFNEFYVLDQLITEVDGVKKSAGVVAYELATGEIHIFQAKSVIYASGGTGKFFKVTSNAHTLTGDGQAACYRRGLPLEDMEFFQFHPTGIWRMGILLTEGARGEGGILRNKDGERFMEKYAPVMKDLASRDVVSRSIYTEIREGRGCGPEGDHVYLDLTHLPPEQLDAKLPDITEFARTYLGIEPYTDPIPIQPTAHYAMGGIPTNVEGEVLADNDTVVPGLYAAGEVACVSVHGANRLGTNSLLDINVFGKRAGIAAAEYAHKADFVELPEDPAAFVQEQVERLRESTGSERVAELRKELQETMDANVMVFRTEQTIKTAVEKIAELRERYKNVSIQDKGKRFNTDLLEAIELGNLLDLAEVMAVSALARKESRGGHYREDYPNRDDVNFMRHTMAYREVDADGRDSIRLDYKPVVQTRYQPMERKY; this is translated from the coding sequence ATGAAGATCCACAAGTACGACACCGTCATCGTCGGCGCCGGTGGCGCCGGCATGCGCGCGGCCATCGAGTCGACGAAGCGCAGCCGCACCGCGGTGCTCACCAAGCTGTACCCCACCCGCTCCCACACCGGCGCGGCCCAGGGCGGCATGGCCGCCGCCCTCGCCAACGTCGAGGAGGACAACTGGGAGTGGCACACCTTCGACACGGTCAAGGGCGGTGACTACCTGGTCGACCAGGACGCCGCCGAGATCCTGGCGAAGGAGGCCATCGACGCGGTCCTCGACCTGGAGAAGATGGGCCTGCCGTTCAACCGCACCCCGGACGGCACCATCGACCAGCGCCGCTTCGGCGGTCACTCGCGCAACCACGGCGAGGCGCCGGTCCGCCGGTCCTGCTACGCCGCGGACCGCACCGGCCACATGATCCTCCAGACGCTGTACCAGAACTGCGTCAAGGAGGGCGTGGAGTTCTTCAACGAGTTCTACGTCCTGGACCAGCTGATCACCGAGGTGGACGGCGTCAAGAAGTCCGCCGGTGTGGTCGCCTACGAGCTGGCCACCGGCGAGATCCACATCTTCCAGGCGAAGTCGGTCATCTACGCCTCCGGTGGCACCGGCAAGTTCTTCAAGGTGACCTCCAACGCGCACACCCTCACCGGCGACGGCCAGGCGGCCTGCTACCGGCGCGGCCTGCCGCTGGAGGACATGGAGTTCTTCCAGTTCCACCCGACGGGCATCTGGCGCATGGGCATCCTGCTGACGGAGGGCGCCCGCGGTGAGGGCGGCATCCTCCGCAACAAGGACGGCGAGCGCTTCATGGAGAAGTACGCGCCGGTCATGAAGGACCTCGCGTCCCGTGACGTCGTCTCGCGCTCCATCTACACGGAGATCCGCGAGGGCCGCGGCTGCGGTCCCGAGGGCGACCACGTCTACCTGGACCTGACGCACCTGCCGCCGGAGCAGCTGGACGCCAAGCTGCCGGACATCACCGAGTTCGCGCGCACCTACCTCGGCATCGAGCCCTACACGGACCCGATCCCGATCCAGCCCACCGCGCACTACGCCATGGGCGGCATCCCGACCAACGTCGAGGGCGAGGTGCTGGCCGACAACGACACCGTCGTGCCGGGCCTGTACGCCGCCGGCGAGGTCGCCTGCGTGTCCGTCCACGGCGCCAACCGCCTGGGCACCAACTCGCTGCTGGACATCAACGTCTTCGGCAAGCGCGCGGGCATCGCCGCCGCCGAGTACGCGCACAAGGCCGACTTCGTCGAGCTGCCGGAGGACCCGGCCGCGTTCGTCCAGGAGCAGGTCGAGCGGCTGCGCGAGTCCACGGGCAGCGAGCGGGTCGCCGAGCTCCGCAAGGAGCTGCAGGAGACCATGGACGCCAACGTCATGGTCTTCCGCACCGAGCAGACCATCAAGACGGCCGTCGAGAAGATCGCCGAGCTGCGCGAGCGCTACAAGAACGTGTCCATCCAGGACAAGGGCAAGCGCTTCAACACCGACCTGCTGGAGGCCATCGAGCTGGGCAACCTGCTCGACCTGGCCGAGGTCATGGCGGTCTCCGCACTCGCGCGGAAGGAGTCCCGCGGCGGTCACTACCGCGAGGACTACCCCAACCGCGACGACGTCAACTTCATGCGCCACACCATGGCGTACCGCGAGGTCGACGCGGACGGCAGGGATTCGATCCGGCTCGACTACAAGCCGGTCGTGCAGACCCGCTACCAGCCCATGGAGCGTAAGTACTGA
- a CDS encoding IS30 family transposase: MSFAEASRIVGINLRTGKRWRNGRHASGGRKAVPPVNAVVPPSGPSRYLCEADRIHIADRLLEKATVRAIAAELGRSPSTVSREIRRNRHPVNGQYRPYAAQVRADARRPRPKTGKIGQNPALRDFIQARLALRWSPEQICQALRENFPERPEMHVVHETVYQALYVQGRGELRRELTRALRTGRTRRKPHRQAQHRQARFSTPMIMIGERPAEADDRAVPGHWEGDLIIGKDSGSAIGTLVERATRYTMLVHLPDGRSAERMRDALVNTVQSLPGHLTRSLTWDQGAEMAAHGSFTLATDIPVYFCDPASPWQRGSNENTNGLLRQYFPKGTDLSVHPREHLNAVAAELNGRPRKTLGWETPAERLHKLLTA; this comes from the coding sequence ATGAGCTTCGCGGAGGCCAGCCGGATTGTCGGCATCAACCTCCGCACAGGCAAGCGCTGGCGAAACGGCCGTCATGCCTCTGGCGGCCGGAAGGCGGTACCACCGGTCAACGCGGTGGTACCGCCTTCCGGCCCGTCCCGGTATCTGTGCGAGGCCGACCGCATCCACATAGCCGACCGGCTGCTGGAGAAGGCCACGGTCCGCGCCATCGCGGCGGAGCTGGGCCGCAGCCCGTCCACCGTCAGCCGTGAGATCCGCCGCAACCGGCATCCGGTCAACGGCCAGTACCGGCCTTATGCCGCCCAGGTCCGCGCTGATGCCCGCCGGCCCCGGCCCAAGACCGGGAAGATCGGGCAGAACCCTGCCCTGCGGGACTTCATCCAGGCCCGCCTGGCCCTACGGTGGAGTCCCGAGCAGATCTGTCAGGCTCTGCGGGAGAACTTCCCCGAGCGGCCGGAGATGCACGTGGTCCACGAGACCGTCTATCAGGCCCTCTACGTCCAGGGCCGCGGCGAACTCCGCCGCGAACTCACCCGAGCCCTGCGCACCGGACGTACCCGCCGCAAACCGCACCGCCAGGCCCAGCACCGTCAGGCCAGGTTCTCCACCCCGATGATCATGATCGGCGAGCGCCCCGCCGAGGCCGACGACCGGGCCGTGCCCGGCCACTGGGAAGGCGACCTCATCATCGGCAAGGACAGCGGCTCGGCAATCGGCACCCTGGTCGAGCGCGCCACCCGCTACACGATGCTGGTGCACCTCCCCGACGGCCGCAGCGCGGAACGCATGCGCGACGCCCTGGTGAACACCGTCCAGAGCCTGCCCGGCCACCTGACCCGCTCACTGACCTGGGACCAGGGCGCCGAGATGGCCGCCCACGGCTCCTTCACCCTCGCCACCGACATCCCCGTCTACTTCTGCGACCCCGCCAGCCCCTGGCAGCGCGGATCGAACGAGAACACCAACGGCCTGCTGCGGCAGTACTTCCCCAAGGGCACCGACCTCTCGGTCCACCCCCGCGAGCACCTCAACGCCGTCGCCGCCGAACTCAACGGCCGCCCACGCAAAACGCTCGGCTGGGAAACCCCAGCCGAGCGCCTGCATAAACTGCTCACGGCCTGA